The genomic region gatctacacagagctctacatcacagagggggaAAGTGTAGAGGTCAATACTGaacatgaggtcagacagatTGAGATGGCATCTAAGAGACAAATAACAATGAGGGAAACACCAATCAAATGTACTGAGATCTTCAGGCCCTTACCTGGACAAGACAAGCTCATCAGAACTGTGCTGACAAAGggagttgctggcattggaaaaacagtctctGTGCAGAAATTCATTCTGGACTGGGCTAAAGGaaaagccaatcagaatattctcttcatatttcctcttccttttcggGAGCTGAACTTGATTAAAGAGAAGAAATACACCCTTATCGATGTCATCCATCACTTCTTCTCTGAAACAGAAGACTTTGCCTTCTCCAACCAGGACAGATACAATATTGCcttcatctttgatggtcttGATGAAAGCAGACTTCCTCTGGATTTCCAGCACAATGAATGCATCTACAATGTATCAGAACCTGCCTCAGTGGACGTCCTTCTCACAAACCTCATCAAGGggaatctgcttccctctgctcttgTGTGGATCACCTCCCGACCAGGAGCAGTCAATCAAATCCCTCCTGAGTGTGTTGACCAGGTGACAGAAGTCCGGGGTTTTAATGACCCTCAGaaggaggagtacttcaggaagagaatcacAAAAAAGAAACTGGCAAAGAGaatcatcacacacctgaagtcTTCCAGGACCCTCTACATCATGTgtcacattccagtcttctgttggatGGCAGCCACCGTTCTGGAGTACATACTGACtaaagcagagagtggagagattcCAACGTCTTTGtctcaaatgtacacacacttcctgatcatACAAACCAAACACATGAGTCAGAAGTATGGAAATCGTGATGCGGATGCACTCTGGAACCTGAAGACCATTCTGTCCCTGGGCAAACTGGCTTTTCAGCAGCTGGAAAAGGGCAATCTGATCTTCTATGAGGAGgacctgagagagtgtggcattgatATCACAGAAGCATCAGTGCACTCCGGGATGTGTACCCAGATCTTCAGGGAGGAGGCAGGGCTGTTCCAGGGGAAGGTGTTCTGCTTTGTTCATCTGAGTATTCAGGAGTTTCTAGCAGCTTTATATGTGTTTCTGCACtttagcaagagagagagcaatgtgCCTGAACAACACAACACCTCTCTGCTTTATTCACTGCTCAGTGCTAACAAACTTCTTGACATACAGcagactgcagtggatctggccttAAGGAATGAGAATGGACAGCTCGATCTTTTCCTGAGGTTTCTTCTGGGCCTCTCACTGGAGTCCAATCAGAAACTCTTACAAGATCTGCTGCCACAGACAGGATGCAGCTCACTGAACACAGAGGAAACAGTCAAATACATCAAGAAGAAGATCAGAGAAGACCCCAACCCAGAGAGATGCATCAACctgttccactgtctgaatgaaCTGAATGACCACTCTCTGGTGGAGGAGGTCAATGGCTACTTAAGGAAGGGAAAAGGAGCCAGACaggatctctctccctcccagctGTCAGCTCTGGCCTTTGTGCAGCTGATGTCAGACCAGGAACTGGAGGAGTTTAACCTGGGGGATTATGGGGGAGGGGGATCACCTGCCAGATCAGATGTAGGTCTGATAAGGATGCTGCCCGTGGTCGAAGCATCAAGAAGTGTGAAGTGAGTATTTCAGTCTTGAGTGAGATTTTGTATTGTTATCGATTTATTGTTTAGAGTCAAAGTTACTGTAGTATGACTGAAAGTATTGTAGGGGATTCAGCATGTATAAATATAGCATCTGTTCATTAAAGCCCCACAACAGAGGAATTGGCATGGAGCTccccttaaagtaacactatggagtttctggagccgccaggcagggggctactttctgctggactagtCAGTAGCTTATTtactgtcttgctttgtcttgtgttacactttcttgatgtttgactgtgttaggaaagttgttggcaagctagccaacatacctatcacaataacattacaaacaagccgacgcgagagcacttattactagcatcaatgtccaagcctgttataacaagcttgctaacatcgctaatgagatgtcttgctagcggctaaactttGCTTACTTtatttatgacaaactagcgagtcaacaactttcctaaaacagtcaaacatcaagcaagtgcaacacaagacaaagcaagacagcaaataagttactgaatagtccagcagaaagtaggcagctccagaaactccatagtgttactctAAGGTAGTTACAGTAGTTAACGTTAACGCTGCTGCACAGCTagtcaactatcgctaaataCCTTACAAAAACCTGGAATATCCTGACACTAGTGGAACTTGggtggcaagctagccaacatagctatcacaataacattacaaagaagccaacgcgagagcacttattactagcatcaatatccaagcgtgttataac from Clupea harengus chromosome 25, Ch_v2.0.2, whole genome shotgun sequence harbors:
- the LOC105891280 gene encoding NACHT, LRR and PYD domains-containing protein 3-like isoform X5; translation: MSQHRDSGGRHGDTRSTSQKGRSNTSAPSCVSMKSDRSKEDYINFSEGQSHPDPRPTTQKGRSNTSAPSCVSMKSDRSKEDYINFSEGQSHPDPRPTTQKGRSNTSAPSCVSMKSDRSKEDYINFSEGQSHPDPSVQQEEQTVHPSFSKVNRKELSTVFKELEHKVITFMTNELKRLKSFLTHDYPESPCNEEDYQRDTRDGALKIAVQILRNMNQEIIAQQLEKCGLFPKCQEALKHSLKEKFQRIFEGVPKLGSPTLLDKIYTELYITEGESVEVNTEHEVRQIEMASKRQITMRETPIKCTEIFRPLPGQDKLIRTVLTKGVAGIGKTVSVQKFILDWAKGKANQNILFIFPLPFRELNLIKEKKYTLIDVIHHFFSETEDFAFSNQDRYNIAFIFDGLDESRLPLDFQHNECIYNVSEPASVDVLLTNLIKGNLLPSALVWITSRPGAVNQIPPECVDQVTEVRGFNDPQKEEYFRKRITKKKLAKRIITHLKSSRTLYIMCHIPVFCWMAATVLEYILTKAESGEIPTSLSQMYTHFLIIQTKHMSQKYGNRDADALWNLKTILSLGKLAFQQLEKGNLIFYEEDLRECGIDITEASVHSGMCTQIFREEAGLFQGKVFCFVHLSIQEFLAALYVFLHFSKRESNVPEQHNTSLLYSLLSANKLLDIQQTAVDLALRNENGQLDLFLRFLLGLSLESNQKLLQDLLPQTGCSSLNTEETVKYIKKKIREDPNPERCINLFHCLNELNDHSLVEEVNGYLRKGKGARQDLSPSQLSALAFVQLMSDQELEEFNLGDYGGGGSPARSDVGLIRMLPVVEASRSVKLVNCNITKKSCAVLSSALCSNCSSLRQLDLTDNYLGDSGVELLSTGLEHPDCRLEKLELLGCKLTEKSCAALSSALSSNSSRLRQLDLGDNNLGDSGVELLSTGLKHPNCSLEKLGLRCCGLTVRSCYTLASALRSNLSSLRELDLRGNNLQQSYVELLSALQKDPEYRLTELEY
- the LOC105891280 gene encoding NACHT, LRR and PYD domains-containing protein 3-like isoform X3; amino-acid sequence: MSQHRDSGGRHGDTRSTSQKGRSNTSAPSCVSMKSDRSKEDYINFSEGQSHPDPRPTTQKGRSNTSAPSCVSMKSDRSKEDYINFSEGQSHPDPRPTTQKGRSNTSAPSCVSMKSDRSKEDYINFSEGQSHPDPSVQQEEQTVHPSFSKVNRKELSTVFKELEHKVITFMTNELKRLKSFLTHDYPESPCNEEDYQRDTRDGALKIAVQILRNMNQEIIAQQLEKCGLFPKCQEALKHSLKEKFQRIFEGVPKLGSPTLLDKIYTELYITEGESVEVNTEHEVRQIEMASKRQITMRETPIKCTEIFRPLPGQDKLIRTVLTKGVAGIGKTVSVQKFILDWAKGKANQNILFIFPLPFRELNLIKEKKYTLIDVIHHFFSETEDFAFSNQDRYNIAFIFDGLDESRLPLDFQHNECIYNVSEPASVDVLLTNLIKGNLLPSALVWITSRPGAVNQIPPECVDQVTEVRGFNDPQKEEYFRKRITKKKLAKRIITHLKSSRTLYIMCHIPVFCWMAATVLEYILTKAESGEIPTSLSQMYTHFLIIQTKHMSQKYGNRDADALWNLKTILSLGKLAFQQLEKGNLIFYEEDLRECGIDITEASVHSGMCTQIFREEAGLFQGKVFCFVHLSIQEFLAALYVFLHFSKRESNVPEQHNTSLLYSLLSANKLLDIQQTAVDLALRNENGQLDLFLRFLLGLSLESNQKLLQDLLPQTGCSSLNTEETVKYIKKKIREDPNPERCINLFHCLNELNDHSLVEEVNGYLRKGKGARQDLSPSQLSALAFVQLMSDQELEEFNLGDYGGGGSPARSDVGLIRMLPVVEASRSVKLVNCNITKKSCAVLSSALCSNCSSLRQLDLTDNYLGDSGVELLSTGLEHPDCRLEKLELLGCKLTEKSCAALSSALSSNSSRLRQLDLGDNNLGDSGVELLSTGLKHPNCSLEKLGLIDCNITKKSCVPLSSALSSNSSSLRQLHLSDNYLGDSGVELLSTGLVHPNCRLEKLGLRCCGLTVRSCYTLASALRSNLSSLRELDLRGNNLQQSYVELLSALQKDPEYRLTELEY
- the LOC105891280 gene encoding NACHT, LRR and PYD domains-containing protein 3-like isoform X4 — protein: MSQHRDSGGRHGDTRSTSQKGRSNTSAPSCVSMKSDRSKEDYINFSEGQSHPDPRPTTQKGRSNTSAPSCVSMKSDRSKEDYINFSEGQSHPDPRPTTQKGRSNTSAPSCVSMKSDRSKEDYINFSEGQSHPDPSVQQEEQTVHPSFSKVNRKELSTVFKELEHKVITFMTNELKRLKSFLTHDYPESPCNEEDYQRDTRDGALKIAVQILRNMNQEIIAQQLEKCGLFPKCQEALKHSLKEKFQRIFEGVPKLGSPTLLDKIYTELYITEGESVEVNTEHEVRQIEMASKRQITMRETPIKCTEIFRPLPGQDKLIRTVLTKGVAGIGKTVSVQKFILDWAKGKANQNILFIFPLPFRELNLIKEKKYTLIDVIHHFFSETEDFAFSNQDRYNIAFIFDGLDESRLPLDFQHNECIYNVSEPASVDVLLTNLIKGNLLPSALVWITSRPGAVNQIPPECVDQVTEVRGFNDPQKEEYFRKRITKKKLAKRIITHLKSSRTLYIMCHIPVFCWMAATVLEYILTKAESGEIPTSLSQMYTHFLIIQTKHMSQKYGNRDADALWNLKTILSLGKLAFQQLEKGNLIFYEEDLRECGIDITEASVHSGMCTQIFREEAGLFQGKVFCFVHLSIQEFLAALYVFLHFSKRESNVPEQHNTSLLYSLLSANKLLDIQQTAVDLALRNENGQLDLFLRFLLGLSLESNQKLLQDLLPQTGCSSLNTEETVKYIKKKIREDPNPERCINLFHCLNELNDHSLVEEVNGYLRKGKGARQDLSPSQLSALAFVQLMSDQELEEFNLGDYGGGGSPARSDVGLIRMLPVVEASRSVKLVNCNITKKSCAVLSSALCSNCSSLRQLDLTDNYLGDSGVELLSTGLEHPDCRLEKLELLGCKLTEKSCAALSSALSSNSSRLRQLDLGDNNLGDSGVELLSTGLKHPNCSLEKLGLMDCKLTVKICAALSSTLSSNSSSLRQLDLSGNNLGDSGVKLLCTGLRHPNFRLKNLELVDCNITKKSCAALSSALCSNVSSLRQLDLNNNNLGDSGVELLSTGLKHPNCSLEKLG